From a single Fusobacterium pseudoperiodonticum genomic region:
- a CDS encoding AAA family ATPase translates to MIVLNLELDNLFGFEDFKINFSYLDNIKNSSIKDEFLKDRPNFRYKKVNILLGANATGKTSVGKAMMAIFNFFNKKELSKVTQHIRDIKREMSFSIDFILDEENILYRVNFKYKKEKEKEKINLNLYKVDILEEDSYETTLDKFEKVNLENENYIETLEKLGKVSGWLFTYPEKDSNVLGKNKKVMDKKILENILKTLDPSIEKVRKLDEVENAYILTLKEEDLIIQDREFIKENNILSSGTKAGLDIAYITSAIKKNTHGFYYCDEKFSYIHSDIEKAILSLMIDFLKPNTQLFFTTHNMEVLNMDLPIHCFTFLKKREKIEVVYASEYIDEDNIFLMEAIKNDVFNVAPYLDLIYELEEA, encoded by the coding sequence ATGATAGTTTTAAACTTAGAATTAGATAATCTGTTTGGTTTTGAGGATTTTAAAATAAATTTTTCATATTTAGATAATATTAAAAATTCAAGTATCAAAGATGAATTTTTAAAAGATAGACCTAATTTTAGATATAAAAAAGTTAATATTCTTCTAGGAGCAAATGCTACTGGGAAGACATCTGTTGGAAAAGCAATGATGGCAATTTTTAATTTTTTTAATAAAAAAGAGCTTTCAAAAGTTACTCAACACATAAGAGATATAAAAAGAGAAATGAGCTTTTCTATAGATTTTATTTTAGATGAGGAAAATATTTTATATAGAGTAAATTTTAAATATAAAAAAGAGAAGGAAAAAGAAAAAATAAATTTGAATTTATATAAAGTAGATATTTTAGAAGAAGATTCCTATGAAACTACCTTAGATAAATTTGAAAAAGTAAATTTAGAGAATGAAAACTATATAGAAACTTTAGAAAAACTAGGAAAAGTCTCTGGATGGTTATTTACATACCCTGAGAAGGATTCTAATGTTTTAGGAAAAAATAAAAAAGTTATGGATAAAAAAATTTTAGAAAATATTTTAAAAACATTGGATCCATCAATAGAAAAAGTAAGAAAGTTAGATGAAGTGGAAAATGCCTATATTTTAACTTTAAAAGAAGAAGATTTAATAATCCAAGATAGAGAATTTATAAAAGAAAATAATATTCTCTCTAGTGGTACAAAAGCAGGTTTAGATATAGCATATATAACTAGTGCAATTAAAAAGAATACTCATGGCTTTTATTATTGTGACGAAAAATTTTCATATATTCATAGTGACATAGAAAAAGCTATTTTAAGTTTAATGATAGATTTTTTAAAACCTAATACTCAACTATTTTTTACTACTCATAATATGGAAGTATTAAATATGGATCTTCCAATACATTGTTTTACATTTTTAAAAAAGAGAGAAAAAATAGAAGTGGTATATGCCTCTGAATATATTGATGAGGACAACATTTTTTTGATGGAAGCAATAAAAAATGATGTTTTTAATGTAGCACCCTATCTTGATTTAATATATGAATTAGAGGAGGCATAA
- a CDS encoding GntR family transcriptional regulator — protein sequence MSENLFGNIVYQKIKSAILNEMYEPNQILNERKLAEEFQISRTPVREALKILEGEGWVKIIPWKGAIVNQITQKEIDEIFQIRLIIEPAIIELLQNKIDYKKRIYLDRLYENQKKAESKKEFILADRVFHMTFVEWTENLQLIEMVKDLNDRIYMVGHKAINSKDSKREKESLEEHYKIIQALKNNDIMLAKNFMIAHIIETKNNINQIIE from the coding sequence ATGAGTGAAAATTTATTTGGAAATATTGTATATCAGAAAATAAAATCTGCTATTTTAAATGAAATGTATGAACCTAACCAAATTTTAAATGAAAGAAAGTTAGCTGAAGAATTTCAAATTAGTAGAACTCCTGTGAGAGAAGCATTAAAAATTTTAGAAGGAGAAGGTTGGGTAAAAATTATTCCCTGGAAAGGAGCTATAGTTAATCAAATTACTCAAAAAGAGATTGATGAAATTTTTCAAATTAGATTAATCATTGAACCTGCAATTATTGAATTATTACAAAACAAAATAGATTATAAAAAAAGAATCTATTTAGACAGATTGTATGAAAATCAAAAAAAAGCTGAGTCAAAAAAGGAATTCATATTAGCAGATAGAGTATTTCATATGACTTTTGTTGAATGGACTGAAAATTTACAACTGATTGAAATGGTAAAAGATTTAAATGATAGAATATATATGGTTGGACATAAAGCAATAAATTCAAAAGATTCGAAAAGAGAAAAAGAATCTTTAGAAGAACATTATAAGATAATACAAGCATTAAAAAACAATGATATTATGTTAGCTAAAAATTTTATGATTGCTCATATTATTGAAACTAAAAATAACATAAATCAAATTATTGAATAA
- a CDS encoding TRAP transporter large permease, whose protein sequence is MIILYLFITFLIGIPIAFSLGIISLVQIANDGYPLIVIIQRMFTGADSIALTAIPLFILSGNLMYRGGMSKRIVDFADTLLGHLPSGLAMVSILACMFFAAITGSAIAATAAIGGILIPLMVEKGYHREFCAPLLACGGSIGPIIPPSIPLLVYGTMANVSVGKLFIGGVFPGILMGISLIVYSYMIGKKRKYIGRDKRASLRDILKSGFNASLSLLMPFIIIGGIMSGIFTPTESASVAVVYSIITGMFIYKELKIKDIWPVMVDTAKATGQVLIVVAFASLFTWVITVNNIPQSVGYILQNSISTKITLLLVINVILLIAGTFIDTTSAVVIFTPLFLPLVQHYGIDLIHFGLIMAVNLTIGMCTPPLGVCLFVSGSIAKVSLKSQFKDLIPMILVLIIVLLLVTYIPQITLILPNLFS, encoded by the coding sequence ATGATAATACTATATCTTTTTATTACATTTTTGATAGGAATTCCAATAGCATTTTCATTAGGAATTATTTCGTTGGTACAAATTGCTAATGATGGATATCCATTAATTGTGATCATTCAAAGAATGTTTACAGGAGCAGATAGTATAGCTTTAACTGCTATTCCATTATTCATACTATCTGGAAACTTAATGTATAGAGGTGGAATGTCAAAACGTATCGTAGATTTTGCTGATACATTACTAGGACATTTACCAAGTGGATTAGCAATGGTAAGTATTTTAGCATGTATGTTTTTTGCTGCAATAACTGGTTCTGCAATAGCAGCTACTGCTGCAATAGGTGGTATACTGATTCCACTTATGGTTGAAAAAGGTTATCACAGAGAATTTTGTGCACCTTTATTAGCATGTGGAGGTTCAATTGGACCAATTATCCCTCCTAGTATACCACTTTTAGTTTATGGAACAATGGCTAATGTAAGTGTTGGGAAATTATTTATAGGTGGTGTTTTCCCAGGAATTCTAATGGGAATATCTTTAATTGTTTATAGCTATATGATAGGAAAAAAAAGAAAATATATAGGAAGAGATAAGAGAGCCTCATTAAGAGATATTTTAAAATCAGGATTCAATGCTAGTTTATCTTTATTAATGCCATTCATAATTATTGGTGGAATAATGAGTGGAATTTTTACTCCAACAGAATCTGCATCAGTGGCAGTTGTGTATTCAATAATCACAGGAATGTTTATATATAAAGAATTAAAAATAAAAGACATTTGGCCTGTTATGGTTGATACTGCAAAAGCTACTGGACAAGTATTAATTGTTGTTGCCTTTGCTTCATTATTTACATGGGTAATAACAGTAAATAATATTCCTCAATCAGTAGGCTATATTTTACAAAATTCTATTAGTACAAAAATAACTCTATTATTAGTTATAAATGTAATCTTACTAATAGCTGGAACATTTATAGATACAACTAGTGCAGTAGTAATATTCACTCCATTATTTTTACCATTAGTTCAGCATTATGGTATAGATTTAATTCATTTTGGATTGATTATGGCTGTTAACTTAACAATAGGAATGTGTACACCTCCATTAGGAGTTTGTCTATTCGTATCAGGCTCAATTGCGAAAGTTTCATTGAAATCTCAATTTAAAGATTTAATACCTATGATACTAGTATTAATAATAGTTTTACTATTAGTAACTTATATTCCTCAAATAACACTTATTTTACCTAATTTATTCTCATAG
- a CDS encoding TRAP transporter small permease has protein sequence MNKLDKIVDFFSKIVMGISVLILSIVTILQVIARFIFSNPIPWGQDIIRLAFVYLVFFGGAYCVFKNEHLNIDIIFNILNEKNKKILTILIDILLIIFFIFLVYYGVIFTKTGLNQKAPYLDIPMAVYYLSLPTAALTMVYFQFRKLCKEFLGGKK, from the coding sequence ATGAATAAATTAGATAAGATTGTTGATTTTTTTTCAAAAATAGTTATGGGAATATCTGTGTTGATTTTATCAATTGTTACCATATTACAAGTAATTGCAAGATTTATTTTTAGTAATCCTATTCCATGGGGACAAGATATTATTAGATTAGCATTTGTATACTTAGTATTTTTTGGAGGAGCATATTGTGTATTTAAAAATGAACATCTTAATATAGATATTATATTTAATATTTTAAATGAAAAAAATAAAAAAATATTAACTATATTAATAGACATACTTTTAATTATATTTTTTATATTCTTAGTTTATTATGGAGTTATTTTTACAAAAACTGGTTTAAATCAAAAAGCACCTTATTTAGATATACCAATGGCAGTTTATTATTTATCTCTCCCTACAGCAGCTTTGACTATGGTTTATTTTCAATTTAGAAAGCTATGTAAAGAATTTTTAGGAGGAAAAAAATGA
- the dctP gene encoding TRAP transporter substrate-binding protein DctP, with amino-acid sequence MLKKFYRILIMIVCLLFLLSCGEKKTESTSEKIKIKVAVIGNENHQSTIMANYFKEELEKLTENKFEIEIYPNGILGGEREAIEGVKLGTIQMTVVTMDGALPAWISDTQVMSIPYLFKTKEDAYKALDGVIYKYLSPKFEEQGFKYLGSGELGFRHFTNNVREVKTAQDMKGMSIRVQEAPVWFALIKSLGASAVPVAFNELYTALQQGMVDGEENPIASIYTAKFNEVQKYLTLDGHTYAAVSIVMNKDFYNELDENLKNSIDNAAKAAIPRQREKISNDEKEYLEKLKESGMIVTTPDLNSFSEATKDIYRLPEVQKLINPEFVDEVRKSLE; translated from the coding sequence ATGTTAAAGAAATTTTATAGAATTCTTATAATGATTGTTTGTTTATTATTTTTATTATCTTGTGGTGAAAAAAAGACAGAATCAACTAGCGAAAAAATTAAAATAAAGGTTGCTGTTATTGGAAATGAAAACCATCAATCAACTATAATGGCTAATTATTTTAAAGAAGAATTAGAAAAATTAACAGAAAATAAGTTTGAAATAGAAATATATCCAAATGGAATACTTGGTGGTGAAAGAGAAGCTATAGAAGGGGTAAAATTAGGAACAATCCAAATGACAGTAGTAACTATGGATGGAGCACTTCCCGCTTGGATTTCTGATACACAAGTAATGTCAATTCCTTATCTATTTAAAACTAAAGAAGATGCATATAAAGCTTTAGATGGTGTTATATACAAGTACTTATCTCCTAAGTTCGAAGAACAAGGATTTAAATATTTAGGTTCAGGTGAACTTGGATTTAGACATTTTACAAATAATGTAAGAGAAGTTAAAACAGCTCAAGATATGAAAGGAATGTCAATAAGAGTGCAAGAAGCTCCTGTATGGTTTGCATTAATAAAAAGTTTAGGTGCTTCAGCAGTCCCTGTTGCTTTTAATGAACTTTATACTGCTCTACAACAAGGAATGGTTGATGGTGAAGAGAATCCAATCGCTTCTATATACACTGCAAAATTTAATGAAGTTCAAAAATATCTAACTTTAGATGGACATACTTATGCAGCTGTTAGTATTGTTATGAATAAAGATTTTTATAATGAGTTAGATGAAAACTTAAAGAATTCTATTGATAATGCGGCAAAAGCTGCAATTCCAAGACAAAGAGAAAAAATATCTAATGATGAAAAAGAATATTTAGAAAAATTAAAAGAAAGTGGAATGATAGTAACTACCCCTGATCTAAATAGTTTTTCTGAAGCTACAAAAGATATATATAGATTGCCAGAAGTTCAAAAATTAATAAATCCAGAATTTGTTGATGAAGTAAGAAAATCTTTAGAGTAA
- a CDS encoding DUF2848 family protein codes for MKIKFEVKGKNDSFVGKIEFDLKRLLIVGYSGSNVEKIMAHIKELKEHLGVPEPKKIPTIFECSKELLTTERNIKFVGDMTSGEVEFLIIKHSNEIYIGIGSDHTDRKLESISVPKAKQICPKPIGKEVWLYKDIKEHWNEIEAESYQNIKGEKILYQKGKLSEILPVEKIISELENRVGDIEDSIIFSGTVPLISTFKYGDEFICKIYDKKNNSTLNLNYEINQISEEEK; via the coding sequence ATGAAAATTAAATTTGAAGTAAAAGGAAAAAATGATTCTTTTGTAGGAAAAATCGAATTTGATTTAAAAAGGTTACTTATAGTTGGTTATTCTGGAAGTAATGTTGAGAAAATAATGGCACACATAAAAGAATTAAAAGAACATCTAGGAGTTCCTGAACCTAAAAAAATTCCAACTATATTTGAATGTTCAAAAGAACTATTAACGACTGAAAGAAACATAAAATTTGTGGGAGATATGACTTCAGGTGAGGTAGAATTCTTAATAATAAAGCATTCAAATGAGATATATATTGGAATAGGAAGTGACCATACAGATAGAAAATTAGAAAGTATAAGTGTCCCAAAAGCTAAACAAATATGTCCGAAACCAATAGGAAAAGAAGTCTGGTTATACAAGGATATAAAAGAACATTGGAATGAAATAGAAGCTGAATCTTATCAAAATATTAAAGGTGAAAAGATTTTATATCAAAAAGGAAAATTATCTGAAATACTTCCTGTTGAGAAAATAATTTCTGAACTTGAAAATAGAGTTGGTGATATAGAAGACAGTATTATTTTTTCTGGAACAGTTCCATTAATATCCACTTTTAAGTATGGTGATGAATTTATTTGTAAAATTTATGATAAAAAAAATAATAGTACTTTAAATTTAAACTATGAAATAAATCAAATATCAGAGGAGGAAAAATAA
- a CDS encoding carbon-nitrogen family hydrolase has product MKISIVQMAVEYENIEKNYLNFKKLIDKAKGDVIVFPETWTTGFFPKENCQLYADLEGENLKKYVSRISKEKNINIIAGSIINKKTDNEIFNTSFIFNREGENIASYSKTHLFSPMDEDKYFKKGSEIVTFLLDGILCGIIICYDIRFLELPRILALKGIKILFVVAQWPIERIEHWKLLNRVRAIENQIFVVGVNACGIKDNIKFGGNSIVVDPWGKVLCQLGENEEVLTVDLNLQELKEIREKINIYNDRRIELYKKYWQEEKNEN; this is encoded by the coding sequence ATGAAAATTAGTATAGTACAAATGGCTGTTGAATATGAAAATATTGAAAAAAACTATTTAAATTTTAAAAAATTAATTGATAAAGCAAAAGGAGATGTTATAGTATTTCCAGAAACATGGACTACTGGTTTTTTTCCTAAAGAAAATTGTCAACTATATGCTGATCTCGAAGGAGAAAATTTAAAAAAATATGTTTCTAGAATATCTAAAGAAAAAAATATCAATATTATAGCAGGTTCAATAATAAATAAAAAAACAGATAATGAAATTTTTAATACTTCTTTTATTTTTAATAGAGAAGGTGAAAATATAGCTTCCTATAGTAAAACTCATTTATTTTCTCCTATGGATGAAGATAAGTATTTTAAAAAAGGAAGTGAAATTGTTACTTTCTTACTAGATGGTATCTTATGTGGAATAATTATTTGTTATGATATTAGATTTTTAGAATTACCAAGAATTTTAGCATTAAAAGGAATAAAAATTCTTTTTGTAGTTGCTCAGTGGCCAATTGAAAGAATTGAACATTGGAAATTATTAAACAGAGTTAGAGCAATAGAAAATCAAATCTTTGTCGTAGGAGTTAATGCTTGTGGAATAAAGGATAATATAAAATTTGGAGGAAATTCAATAGTAGTTGACCCTTGGGGAAAAGTACTATGCCAACTAGGTGAAAATGAAGAGGTTTTAACAGTTGATTTAAATTTACAAGAACTAAAAGAAATTAGAGAAAAAATAAATATTTATAATGATAGGAGAATAGAACTATATAAAAAATATTGGCAGGAGGAAAAAAATGAAAATTAA
- the rfbA gene encoding glucose-1-phosphate thymidylyltransferase RfbA: protein MKGIILAGGSGTRLHPLTKSVSKQILPIYDKPMIYYPLSVLMLAGIREILIISTPRDINCFKELLGNGTELGMNIQYKIQEQPNGLAEAFIIGEDFIGDDNVALVLGDNIFFGQGFSPIVKKAAKLEKGAEIFGYFVKDPREYGVVEFDKDNNVVSLEEKPEKPKSKYAVPGLYFYDNTVIEKAKSLKPSKRGELEITDLNKLYLEEKSLKVNLLGRGFAWLDTGSHKNLLQASNFIETIQERQGNYVACIEEIAYRNGWIDKEQLVKLGNELIKTDYGKYLIEISEEI, encoded by the coding sequence ATGAAAGGAATAATCTTAGCAGGTGGAAGTGGAACAAGACTTCATCCCTTAACAAAGAGTGTATCAAAACAAATTTTACCAATATATGATAAACCAATGATATATTATCCATTATCTGTATTGATGTTGGCAGGAATAAGAGAAATTTTAATTATCTCAACTCCAAGAGATATAAATTGTTTTAAAGAGCTTTTAGGAAATGGAACAGAATTAGGAATGAATATTCAATATAAAATTCAAGAACAACCAAATGGTCTAGCAGAAGCTTTTATAATTGGTGAAGATTTTATAGGAGATGATAATGTGGCTCTTGTGTTAGGGGACAATATATTCTTTGGACAAGGATTCTCTCCAATAGTAAAAAAAGCTGCTAAGTTAGAAAAAGGTGCAGAAATATTTGGTTATTTTGTAAAAGATCCAAGAGAATATGGAGTTGTTGAATTTGATAAAGATAACAATGTAGTCTCTTTAGAAGAAAAACCAGAAAAACCTAAGTCAAAATATGCTGTCCCAGGTCTATATTTTTATGATAATACAGTTATTGAAAAAGCAAAGTCTTTAAAACCAAGTAAAAGAGGAGAATTAGAAATTACAGATTTAAATAAATTATATCTTGAAGAAAAATCTTTGAAGGTTAATTTATTAGGAAGAGGATTTGCTTGGCTTGATACAGGAAGCCATAAAAATTTATTACAAGCTTCTAACTTTATAGAAACAATACAAGAAAGACAAGGGAATTATGTAGCTTGTATTGAAGAAATTGCATATAGAAACGGCTGGATAGATAAAGAACAACTAGTAAAATTGGGAAATGAATTAATCAAAACAGATTATGGAAAATACTTGATTGAAATAAGTGAAGAAATTTAA
- a CDS encoding MBOAT family O-acyltransferase — MSFTTFEFLIFLVFLFPMYFLIPQKLQKFILLIFNFYYISFYKIEFLYFILGISTIFYISGILLEKYRKKSILIFSIFCTSGILIYLKFFSYLLEKLHIQSIVLNSIASKLYLPLGISFYTLQGIAYIVHIYKNKYQVEKNFIDFLLYMTFFPIFLQGPISRYEQLEKQLITHHKFDFKQFCFGLQLALWGLFKKLVISNRLNMITNEIFDKNTEYTGIIMLLSGMCYALELYTDFSGAVDISRGIAQSMNINLIQNFNFPNSATSIKDFWSRWHISLSTWLRDYIYIPLGGNRKGNFRKYINITITFFVSGLWHGVGFKFIIWGLLHAFYQILADLIANTLNKIKEIFKYKKLLSILSDNNNLETFISKSTTFILVSLLGYFLELQIGKPLTL, encoded by the coding sequence ATGAGTTTTACTACTTTTGAATTTTTGATTTTTTTAGTATTTTTATTTCCTATGTATTTTCTTATACCCCAAAAATTACAAAAATTTATATTATTAATTTTTAATTTTTATTATATAAGTTTTTATAAAATAGAATTCTTATATTTTATTTTAGGAATTTCAACTATTTTCTATATCTCTGGGATATTACTTGAAAAATATAGAAAAAAAAGTATTTTAATATTTTCTATTTTTTGTACTAGTGGGATTTTAATATATTTAAAATTCTTTTCTTATCTTTTAGAAAAGCTACATATTCAATCTATTGTTCTTAATTCAATAGCGAGTAAACTTTATTTACCTTTAGGAATATCATTTTATACTTTACAGGGAATTGCTTATATTGTTCATATCTATAAAAATAAATATCAAGTTGAGAAAAATTTTATAGACTTCTTATTATATATGACTTTTTTTCCAATATTTTTACAAGGGCCTATCTCAAGATATGAACAACTTGAAAAACAACTAATAACTCATCATAAATTTGACTTTAAACAATTTTGTTTTGGTTTACAACTAGCTCTTTGGGGACTTTTTAAAAAATTAGTTATTTCTAATAGATTAAATATGATAACAAATGAAATTTTTGATAAAAATACTGAATACACTGGTATTATTATGCTTTTATCAGGAATGTGTTATGCCTTAGAACTATACACTGATTTCTCTGGTGCTGTTGATATAAGTAGGGGAATTGCTCAAAGTATGAATATCAATTTAATTCAAAACTTTAATTTCCCAAATTCTGCAACTTCTATTAAAGATTTTTGGAGTAGATGGCATATTTCTCTAAGTACTTGGCTTAGAGATTATATCTATATTCCTCTAGGTGGAAATAGAAAAGGAAATTTTAGAAAATATATTAATATTACTATAACTTTTTTTGTTAGTGGACTTTGGCATGGGGTTGGTTTTAAATTTATTATTTGGGGACTATTGCATGCTTTTTATCAAATTTTAGCTGATTTAATAGCTAATACTTTAAATAAAATTAAAGAGATTTTTAAATATAAAAAGCTCTTATCTATTCTTTCAGATAATAATAATTTAGAAACATTTATCTCAAAATCTACAACTTTTATTTTAGTATCATTGCTTGGATATTTTTTAGAGCTTCAGATTGGAAAACCGCTTACACTATGA
- a CDS encoding ABC transporter ATP-binding protein yields MRNFFKSIIFLIILVLSFQYYEEKIFKKFDAFVDYAYYKIPKNSIDLLFIGSSHSYCTFNSRLFDHYLKCNSLNLGTNSQTFPATYSAILEILKKQTPKVIVIEVFSIRRIEPDVVALRPHLDTMNLSLNKLILIKNALPMSEWGNHFMNTIYYHSRWKEFKELKKYKGEVYGDWGGRMQNKGFLGYAWDFTRNSLNYDIYENEYSKFFNTPSVIPDKSLKLLEELFLICQKKEIKLILVSPPVIGDYDTLSVLNDVSLKNLIDKYKVNTIDFNGRRKKYEKICFLDNGHLSLAGSDEVSFEMAQFLKENYPILLNTKNYELYEKSNRSPEYFFYSGNTEDSNQFRNFDLNLNLEEGVVINSLKIYKKSDEIFDLFFEIDENKSSNKIYEITSNDKETNINLDKIQLNFMRIKDDEAEIPKYYIRQIKDKKYIYKKDVKIPKDSRYYF; encoded by the coding sequence ATGAGAAATTTTTTTAAATCTATTATATTTTTAATTATTTTAGTTTTATCTTTTCAATATTACGAAGAGAAAATATTTAAAAAATTTGATGCTTTTGTTGATTATGCTTATTATAAAATTCCTAAAAATAGTATTGATCTACTTTTTATTGGAAGTTCTCATTCATACTGTACTTTTAACTCTAGACTTTTTGATCACTATTTAAAGTGTAATTCTTTAAACTTAGGAACTAATAGTCAAACATTCCCGGCAACATATTCAGCTATTTTAGAAATTCTAAAAAAGCAAACTCCTAAAGTAATTGTGATAGAGGTCTTTTCAATTAGACGAATTGAACCTGATGTAGTTGCTCTTAGACCTCATCTCGATACTATGAATTTATCTCTAAATAAACTTATACTCATTAAAAATGCTCTGCCTATGTCTGAATGGGGAAATCACTTTATGAATACCATTTATTATCATAGTAGATGGAAAGAATTTAAAGAGTTAAAAAAATATAAGGGCGAAGTTTATGGAGATTGGGGAGGTAGAATGCAAAATAAAGGATTTCTTGGTTATGCTTGGGATTTTACAAGAAATTCTCTTAACTATGATATTTATGAAAATGAATATAGTAAATTTTTTAATACTCCATCTGTTATACCTGATAAATCCCTGAAATTATTAGAAGAACTTTTTTTAATTTGTCAAAAAAAGGAAATTAAACTTATTTTAGTTTCTCCACCGGTTATAGGAGACTATGATACTTTATCAGTTTTAAATGATGTTTCTTTAAAAAACTTAATAGATAAATACAAGGTTAATACCATTGATTTTAATGGCAGAAGGAAAAAATATGAAAAAATTTGTTTCCTAGATAATGGTCATCTTTCTCTAGCTGGTTCCGATGAAGTTTCATTTGAAATGGCTCAATTTTTAAAAGAAAACTATCCAATTTTATTAAATACTAAAAATTATGAACTTTATGAAAAATCTAATAGAAGCCCCGAATATTTTTTCTACTCTGGAAATACAGAAGATTCTAATCAATTTAGAAACTTTGATTTAAATTTAAATTTAGAAGAAGGAGTTGTAATAAATTCCCTAAAAATATATAAAAAATCTGATGAAATTTTTGACTTATTTTTTGAAATAGATGAAAATAAAAGTTCAAATAAAATTTATGAAATTACTTCTAATGATAAGGAAACAAATATAAATTTAGATAAAATTCAATTAAATTTTATGAGAATAAAAGACGATGAAGCTGAGATACCAAAATATTATATAAGACAAATTAAAGATAAAAAATATATTTATAAAAAAGATGTAAAAATTCCTAAAGATTCAAGATACTACTTTTAA
- a CDS encoding oligosaccharide flippase family protein, giving the protein MRQIIEKIKFGYKTGFFHIFSSNILNKIMIFAGGIFLVRILNKQDFGLYSYSQNLLEIFLLINGFGITEGLLQYGSKTRKRIKKEKYVKYSLKIGLLSNIFIFLLLILFLIFGKLKIYEAKKILLMMSLLPIFNTFFSIIQIKLRIELKNREMAKISNMNTFLNILGMLIGAYFYGLYGLITGKYIGIILSILYSFRYIKFTFIRWKKIEALSQEKKKDIQKFSFIALINNSISQILYIIDIFLIGYLIADKLVLASYKIATLIPVALNFIPISVMIYIYPYFAQNSNDIKWIRENYINLLKYSFFINIFISFILVLFSKTIIRFVFGENYLDAQLPFVILSVGYFFSATLRIPSGNIINAVGKIKFNFYNTLISGIINIILDVYLIKKIGSVGASYATLLVFIISGIIGNIFLIKYLYSKNS; this is encoded by the coding sequence ATGAGACAAATTATAGAAAAAATAAAGTTTGGGTACAAAACAGGTTTTTTTCATATATTTTCATCAAATATTTTAAATAAAATAATGATATTTGCAGGAGGAATTTTTTTAGTAAGAATTTTAAATAAACAAGATTTTGGTTTATATAGCTATTCACAAAATTTATTAGAGATATTTTTATTAATTAATGGATTTGGAATAACTGAAGGACTTTTACAATATGGAAGTAAAACTAGAAAAAGAATAAAAAAAGAGAAGTATGTTAAGTATTCTTTAAAAATTGGATTATTGTCGAATATTTTTATATTTCTTCTACTTATTTTATTTTTAATATTTGGGAAATTAAAAATATATGAAGCAAAAAAAATTTTACTAATGATGTCATTATTACCAATTTTTAATACTTTTTTTTCAATTATTCAAATAAAATTAAGAATAGAGCTAAAAAATAGAGAAATGGCTAAAATTTCTAATATGAATACATTTTTGAATATTTTAGGTATGTTAATAGGAGCATATTTTTATGGATTATATGGACTAATAACTGGAAAATATATAGGAATTATTTTATCAATACTCTATTCTTTTAGATATATAAAATTTACTTTTATTAGATGGAAAAAAATAGAGGCATTATCACAAGAAAAAAAGAAAGATATACAAAAATTTTCTTTTATAGCCTTAATAAATAATAGTATTTCACAAATTTTATATATAATAGATATTTTTTTAATAGGCTATTTAATAGCAGATAAATTGGTATTAGCAAGCTATAAAATAGCTACTTTAATACCAGTAGCTTTAAATTTTATACCAATATCTGTTATGATATATATATATCCATATTTTGCTCAAAATTCTAATGATATAAAATGGATAAGAGAAAACTATATAAATTTATTAAAATATAGTTTTTTTATTAATATTTTTATTTCATTTATCTTGGTTCTTTTTTCAAAAACTATTATAAGATTTGTTTTTGGAGAAAACTATTTAGATGCACAGTTACCATTTGTTATTTTATCAGTGGGATACTTTTTTTCTGCAACCTTAAGAATACCATCTGGAAATATTATCAATGCAGTAGGAAAAATAAAATTTAATTTCTATAATACACTTATATCTGGTATTATAAATATTATTTTAGATGTTTATTTAATAAAAAAAATAGGAAGCGTAGGTGCAAGCTATGCGACATTATTAGTTTTTATAATTTCAGGAATTATTGGAAATATTTTCTTAATTAAGTATTTATATAGTAAAAATTCTTAA